One window of the Chitinophaga niabensis genome contains the following:
- a CDS encoding response regulator transcription factor, whose protein sequence is MEERKPKILLAEDDTNLGMVLKNYLELNDYEVELCRDGILALAAFRREKFDICLLDIMMPNMDGFKLAEEIRDVDPDIPLFFLSAKTMKEDIIQGYKLGADDYISKPFDSELLLLKIKAILKRNQELNNKEEETFEFSIGSYSFNSRLRTLVKDGESHTLSPKENELLHMLCEHKNDLLPREVALKKIWGSDTYFNGRSMDVYIAKLRKYLKEDTNIEIVNIHGNGFRLVVKD, encoded by the coding sequence ATGGAAGAACGTAAACCTAAGATACTGTTGGCGGAAGACGATACCAACCTTGGCATGGTACTGAAGAATTACCTGGAGCTGAACGATTATGAGGTAGAACTTTGCAGGGATGGCATTCTGGCCCTTGCTGCTTTCAGGAGAGAGAAATTTGATATATGCCTGCTGGATATCATGATGCCCAATATGGATGGGTTTAAACTGGCAGAAGAGATCAGGGACGTTGACCCGGATATTCCGCTTTTCTTCCTTTCAGCCAAAACCATGAAGGAGGATATTATCCAGGGTTATAAACTGGGCGCGGATGATTATATCTCCAAACCTTTCGACAGTGAATTGCTGTTGCTCAAAATAAAAGCCATCCTGAAACGCAACCAGGAGTTGAACAATAAAGAAGAAGAAACTTTTGAGTTCAGCATTGGTTCCTACTCTTTCAATTCACGCCTCCGTACCCTGGTAAAGGATGGTGAATCCCATACACTTTCTCCTAAAGAGAATGAACTGCTGCATATGCTTTGTGAACATAAGAACGATCTGCTGCCACGTGAAGTTGCTTTGAAGAAGATCTGGGGTAGCGATACTTATTTCAATGGCAGAAGTATGGATGTATATATTGCCAAACTAAGGAAATACCTGAAAGAAGATACCAATATCGAGATCGTGAATATCCATGGGAATGGGTTCCGGCTCGTTGTAAAGGACTAG
- the rsmA gene encoding 16S rRNA (adenine(1518)-N(6)/adenine(1519)-N(6))-dimethyltransferase RsmA, whose product MYTLKKSLGQHFLKDENICKQIVGSLPVEKGMQVLEVGPGAGAITKYLLEIPDIHFKAVELDAEKVQYLEKTFPAIQGKLILDSFLETPVPYEGQFSVIGNFPYNISTQIMFRVLDWRAQVPVVVGMFQKEVAVRIAAKEGNKDYGILSVFLQRFYDIEFLFEVHEDAFNPPPKVKSGVIRLTRLESPLAVKNEKKFTLLVKTAFGQRRKQLRNPLKGFFDKEYLQQPIFTKRAEELTVADFVALSEHML is encoded by the coding sequence ATGTATACGCTAAAGAAATCACTGGGTCAGCATTTCCTGAAAGACGAGAACATCTGTAAACAGATCGTGGGATCGCTGCCTGTGGAAAAGGGTATGCAGGTACTGGAAGTGGGTCCCGGAGCGGGTGCCATCACCAAATACCTGCTGGAGATCCCGGATATTCACTTTAAGGCGGTAGAGCTGGATGCAGAGAAAGTGCAATACCTGGAGAAAACCTTCCCGGCTATACAGGGAAAGCTGATCCTGGATAGTTTCCTGGAAACGCCCGTTCCTTATGAGGGCCAGTTTTCCGTGATCGGCAATTTCCCTTACAATATCTCCACGCAGATCATGTTCCGGGTCCTGGACTGGAGGGCGCAGGTGCCTGTAGTAGTGGGCATGTTCCAGAAAGAAGTGGCAGTAAGGATTGCAGCGAAAGAAGGAAATAAAGATTATGGGATACTGAGCGTATTCCTGCAACGGTTCTATGATATAGAATTCCTCTTTGAAGTACATGAGGATGCCTTCAACCCTCCGCCGAAAGTGAAATCAGGTGTGATCCGCCTTACCAGGCTGGAATCTCCGCTGGCTGTGAAGAATGAAAAGAAGTTCACCCTGCTGGTGAAAACGGCATTCGGCCAGCGCCGTAAACAACTACGCAATCCGCTGAAAGGATTTTTTGATAAGGAATATTTACAGCAACCAATATTTACTAAAAGGGCCGAAGAGCTTACTGTAGCAGATTTCGTGGCCCTGTCCGAACACATGTTATGA
- a CDS encoding NAD(P)-dependent oxidoreductase, translated as MSQKVLITAKVHEYLIDQLESKGYTVNYQPSITYDGVMQAIHDVKGMIVTTRIKVDKAMIDRATELQWIGRLGSGMELIDVPYAESKGIHCASSPEGNMDTVGEQAVGMLIMLQHNLLRSNLQLREGIWERDGNRAWELGGKTIGIIGYGHTGSSFARKLRGFDMRILAYDKYKKGYGNDFVTESDMETIFREADVVSLHLPLTEETRHLGNTAFFGSFAKPVCLMNTSRGKVVSTADLVAALESGKVAGACLDVLENEKLETFSATEKEQFQYLLQNDRVILTPHIAGYSHEASIKMAQIVLKKLNV; from the coding sequence ATGAGTCAGAAAGTTTTAATTACTGCCAAAGTACACGAGTACCTGATCGATCAGCTTGAGTCAAAAGGATACACCGTTAATTACCAGCCTTCCATTACTTATGATGGTGTGATGCAGGCGATACATGATGTAAAAGGCATGATCGTGACCACCCGCATTAAAGTAGATAAGGCCATGATAGACCGCGCGACGGAGTTACAGTGGATAGGGCGTTTGGGTTCCGGCATGGAACTGATAGATGTGCCTTATGCAGAAAGTAAAGGTATTCATTGCGCTAGCAGCCCTGAAGGAAATATGGATACAGTAGGAGAACAGGCGGTGGGTATGCTCATTATGTTGCAGCATAACCTGCTGCGCAGTAACCTGCAGTTGCGGGAGGGGATCTGGGAGCGGGATGGCAACAGGGCCTGGGAGCTGGGAGGCAAAACCATTGGTATTATTGGCTATGGCCACACGGGAAGTTCATTTGCCCGTAAACTCCGGGGGTTTGATATGCGCATCCTGGCTTATGATAAATACAAAAAAGGCTATGGGAATGACTTTGTAACGGAATCAGATATGGAAACCATCTTCCGGGAAGCGGATGTGGTGAGTTTGCATCTGCCGCTTACTGAGGAAACCCGGCACCTGGGGAACACTGCTTTCTTTGGTTCATTTGCAAAACCGGTATGCCTGATGAATACTTCCCGCGGTAAAGTAGTAAGCACGGCTGACCTCGTGGCGGCATTGGAATCCGGTAAGGTTGCAGGTGCTTGTCTTGATGTGCTGGAAAACGAAAAACTGGAAACTTTCAGTGCAACAGAAAAGGAACAATTCCAGTATTTACTGCAAAATGACCGCGTGATCCTCACCCCGCATATAGCGGGATATTCTCATGAAGCCAGCATAAAAATGGCGCAGATCGTACTTAAGAAGCTAAACGTTTAG
- the ruvB gene encoding Holliday junction branch migration DNA helicase RuvB: MSNSNIRPDENRLSAAEKEFENSIRPKEILDFSGQEQIIVNLKVFIQAAKQRDEALDHILFHGPPGLGKTTLSRIVANELGVNIRETSGPVIEKPGDLAGLLTNLEPKDVLFIDEIHRLSTVVEEYLYSAMEDYRIDIMIDSGPNARSVQINLHPFTLIGATTRSGLLTSPLLSRFGIKSRLEYYNSATLQKILWRAAGLLGTKITSDAAMEIARRSRGTPRIANGLLRRVRDFAQVIGNGVIDMEIAQYSLKALSVDEYGLDEMDNRILNVIIENFKGGPVGLTTIATAVGEEAGTLEEVYEPFLIQEGFIKRTPRGREVTEKAYTHMGKTPLRGPNMLF; this comes from the coding sequence ATGAGCAATTCAAACATAAGACCAGATGAGAACCGGCTAAGTGCCGCAGAGAAGGAGTTCGAAAATAGTATCCGGCCTAAAGAAATCCTTGATTTTTCCGGCCAGGAACAGATCATTGTGAACCTGAAGGTCTTTATCCAGGCTGCCAAACAGCGGGACGAAGCATTGGACCACATCCTTTTCCACGGCCCTCCGGGTTTAGGGAAAACTACACTTTCCCGGATTGTTGCCAATGAATTAGGCGTGAACATCCGCGAAACTTCAGGGCCTGTTATTGAAAAACCCGGCGATCTCGCAGGGCTGCTCACCAACCTTGAACCTAAAGACGTACTGTTCATAGATGAAATACACCGCCTGAGTACAGTGGTGGAGGAATACCTGTATTCCGCCATGGAGGATTACCGTATTGATATTATGATCGATTCCGGCCCTAATGCCCGCTCTGTACAGATCAACCTTCACCCTTTCACACTGATAGGCGCCACTACCCGTTCCGGATTACTCACATCACCACTTTTAAGCAGGTTCGGGATAAAATCCCGCTTGGAATATTATAACTCGGCAACCCTGCAGAAGATCCTCTGGCGTGCCGCAGGATTGCTGGGCACCAAAATCACTTCAGACGCTGCCATGGAAATTGCCCGCCGTTCCCGTGGCACCCCGCGTATTGCCAATGGACTCTTACGCCGTGTACGGGATTTTGCACAGGTGATCGGGAATGGCGTGATAGATATGGAGATCGCGCAATACAGCCTGAAAGCATTGAGTGTGGATGAATACGGACTGGATGAAATGGATAACCGCATCCTGAATGTGATCATTGAAAACTTTAAGGGAGGACCCGTTGGGCTCACCACTATTGCCACAGCTGTAGGAGAGGAAGCCGGTACGCTGGAAGAGGTGTATGAGCCATTCCTGATACAGGAAGGGTTTATCAAACGTACACCGCGGGGAAGGGAAGTTACAGAAAAAGCTTATACCCATATGGGCAAAACACCGCTACGCGGCCCTAATATGTTATTCTAA
- a CDS encoding response regulator transcription factor yields the protein MDTKARILLVEDDYNLGAITKKRLEESGYEVTHCSDGEIAWKTFQKSLYDICLLDVVMPKKNGFELAKQIRQRNDLIPILFLTSKSLDEDKISGFKHGADDYVTKPFSMQELLLRIEVFLKRTRPLNADKRTTFAVGKTTFDYGELKLTDKSGKLKASLTQKEADLLKFFCENANKTLKREEILYHVWGKDDYFLGRSMDVFITKIRKHFSDDKEVKLETLHGIGFKFYVSTL from the coding sequence ATGGATACGAAGGCTAGAATATTACTAGTGGAGGATGATTATAACCTGGGTGCAATTACCAAAAAGCGGTTGGAAGAATCCGGATACGAGGTGACCCACTGTTCAGATGGAGAGATAGCTTGGAAAACGTTTCAGAAAAGCCTGTACGATATATGCCTGCTGGATGTTGTAATGCCTAAGAAAAACGGCTTCGAACTGGCTAAGCAGATCAGGCAACGGAACGACTTGATCCCTATACTGTTCCTTACATCCAAATCCCTGGATGAGGACAAGATCAGCGGATTCAAGCATGGTGCTGACGACTATGTTACCAAGCCTTTCAGCATGCAGGAATTATTACTCCGTATCGAAGTTTTCCTGAAACGTACCCGTCCGCTCAATGCAGATAAACGGACTACGTTCGCCGTAGGTAAAACCACCTTTGATTATGGAGAACTTAAACTGACGGACAAAAGCGGCAAATTAAAAGCCTCCCTCACACAAAAAGAAGCAGACCTGTTGAAGTTCTTTTGCGAGAACGCCAATAAAACGCTTAAACGCGAAGAGATCCTATACCACGTCTGGGGAAAGGACGATTATTTCCTCGGCCGGAGCATGGACGTTTTTATCACCAAGATCAGAAAGCACTTCAGTGACGATAAGGAAGTAAAACTCGAAACACTCCACGGGATCGGCTTCAAGTTCTATGTATCAACATTATAA
- a CDS encoding M20/M25/M40 family metallo-hydrolase: MKIKQPALLGLLLAGVIPLKAQQINEQEVSRIISVLAADSLQGRGTYSPGIEKASLFIESEFTKAGLIPLPGAQDFRQRFATIGRKIYALDSVPADQTPQFLHNVTGMIKGSSKPDEYVIFSAHYDHIGILKAVEEDSIANGADDDASGVTAVILLADYFAKHPPERSVIFTAFTAEEIGGFGSRYFSKQLDPAKIIAMFNIEMIGKESKFGRNSAFITGYERSDFGKILQKNLDGSSFQFHPDPYPEQRLFYRSDNATLARLGVPAHTISTTQIDKDTLYHSVNDEIESMDMKNIADIIEAIAVSAKSIVGGKDAPTRIEEEKEPRPVRAQ; this comes from the coding sequence ATGAAAATTAAACAACCCGCTCTGCTCGGTCTGCTACTGGCAGGGGTTATACCCTTAAAAGCACAACAGATCAATGAACAGGAAGTTAGCCGCATTATCAGCGTACTGGCTGCAGACAGTCTGCAAGGCCGTGGTACCTATTCTCCCGGTATTGAGAAAGCATCCCTGTTTATAGAATCAGAATTTACAAAAGCCGGATTGATCCCCCTGCCCGGTGCGCAGGATTTCCGGCAGCGTTTTGCCACTATAGGCAGAAAAATTTATGCACTGGATTCTGTGCCTGCAGATCAAACTCCTCAGTTCCTGCACAATGTAACAGGGATGATCAAAGGCAGCAGCAAACCGGATGAATATGTGATCTTTTCTGCACACTACGATCACATTGGTATCCTCAAAGCAGTGGAAGAAGATAGTATTGCCAATGGTGCGGATGATGATGCATCCGGCGTTACAGCCGTGATACTGCTGGCGGACTATTTTGCGAAACATCCCCCGGAGCGTAGTGTGATCTTTACTGCATTTACAGCAGAAGAGATCGGTGGTTTTGGTTCCCGTTATTTCTCCAAACAATTGGACCCTGCTAAGATCATTGCGATGTTCAATATCGAAATGATCGGGAAGGAATCGAAGTTCGGCAGGAATAGTGCATTCATCACGGGGTATGAGCGATCTGATTTTGGGAAGATCCTGCAGAAGAACCTGGATGGTTCCAGTTTTCAATTCCATCCGGACCCTTATCCGGAGCAGCGTTTATTCTATCGTTCAGATAATGCCACACTGGCCAGGCTGGGAGTGCCTGCACATACTATTTCCACCACGCAGATAGATAAAGATACTTTGTATCATTCCGTGAATGATGAAATAGAAAGCATGGATATGAAGAACATCGCAGATATTATTGAAGCGATTGCGGTGAGTGCTAAAAGTATTGTAGGAGGCAAGGATGCGCCTACGCGGATTGAAGAAGAGAAGGAGCCGCGCCCGGTGAGAGCGCAATAG
- a CDS encoding DUF3108 domain-containing protein yields MKYFLMLLIGLTLSSERSHAQDNFCGIKNTSFKAGESFTLKVFYNLGSMFVGAGEAVINCTLEKYNGKDAYHIVGDGRTYRTYDWIFKVRDRYETYIDTATMLPIRFIRNVNEGGYKIYNNVGFNRETASATSTNGTFKVPPCVQDVISAIFYARNIDFSKYKPGDKIPFSMFLDDEVYEIYIRYMGKEEVDTRYGKFRAIKFKPLLIKGNTFKGGEDMSVWVSDDANKIPLRIDSPISVGSIKVDMINYANLRYDLTSLVKKR; encoded by the coding sequence ATGAAGTATTTTTTAATGTTACTTATCGGGTTAACCCTTTCTTCTGAACGCTCTCATGCGCAGGATAACTTCTGCGGGATAAAGAATACCAGCTTTAAAGCAGGCGAATCCTTCACCCTGAAAGTATTCTATAACCTCGGCAGCATGTTTGTAGGCGCCGGCGAAGCCGTTATAAATTGTACACTTGAAAAGTATAATGGTAAAGATGCCTATCATATAGTAGGAGATGGGCGTACCTATCGTACCTACGACTGGATCTTTAAAGTGCGGGACCGCTACGAAACTTATATCGATACGGCTACCATGCTGCCCATCCGCTTTATCCGGAATGTGAATGAGGGAGGATATAAGATCTATAATAACGTTGGCTTTAACCGGGAAACAGCCAGTGCTACCAGTACCAACGGTACTTTTAAGGTGCCACCCTGTGTTCAGGATGTGATCAGCGCCATTTTCTATGCCCGTAATATCGATTTCTCCAAATATAAACCGGGAGACAAGATTCCCTTCAGCATGTTCCTGGACGATGAGGTGTATGAAATTTACATTCGTTACATGGGTAAGGAAGAAGTGGATACCCGTTATGGCAAGTTCCGGGCTATCAAGTTCAAACCCCTGCTGATAAAGGGAAATACATTCAAAGGAGGGGAGGACATGAGCGTTTGGGTGAGTGACGATGCTAACAAGATCCCCCTTCGGATAGACAGCCCTATCTCCGTGGGAAGCATTAAAGTGGATATGATCAACTATGCCAACCTCCGCTACGATCTGACCTCTCTGGTGAAGAAAAGATAA
- a CDS encoding HIT family protein encodes MTIFSKIIKGEIPSYRIAENDRFYAFLDIFPLVKGHTLIVPKVETDKFFDVADDLLQEWLLFAKPIAGAIEKAIPCNRVGLSVVGLEVPHAHMHLVPINSADDLNFTRSKLKLSPEEFRGIQESILAQL; translated from the coding sequence ATGACCATCTTTTCAAAAATCATCAAAGGCGAAATTCCCAGTTACCGTATTGCTGAGAACGACCGGTTCTATGCTTTCCTGGATATTTTTCCATTAGTGAAGGGGCATACGTTGATTGTGCCTAAAGTGGAGACCGATAAGTTTTTTGATGTGGCGGACGATCTGCTGCAGGAATGGTTGTTGTTTGCAAAACCTATTGCCGGAGCCATAGAAAAAGCGATTCCCTGTAACCGTGTGGGATTGAGTGTAGTAGGGCTGGAGGTACCACATGCGCATATGCACCTGGTGCCCATCAACTCTGCTGATGACCTTAATTTTACCCGTTCCAAACTGAAGTTATCTCCGGAAGAATTCAGGGGAATACAGGAATCTATCCTGGCTCAGTTATAA
- a CDS encoding endonuclease/exonuclease/phosphatase family protein, translating to MKKSTSTLLLCLIIAVSAMAQDNSLQVMTFNIRYNNAGDSINAWPNRKDKVSSQVLFHHPHILGVQEALWDQITDLSTALTQYKHVGVGRDDGDKKGEFSAIFYDTTRLLLLDAKTFWLSETPDKAGSKGWDAQLPRIVTYARFKDRKTKKEFYHFNTHFDHRGRIARRESAKLLLQKVNDIAGKVPVVVTGDFNAKPNDEPIQVIVDTKNPLHLKDAKLLSKTPHYGPASTFNSFGPKEIGNEPIDYIFLKGGNWTVWQHACLTQTWGGLFASDHFAQLANITLAK from the coding sequence ATGAAAAAATCCACCTCCACACTCCTGTTATGCCTCATCATTGCTGTATCAGCCATGGCACAGGACAACAGCCTGCAGGTAATGACCTTTAACATCCGTTATAATAATGCGGGAGACAGTATCAATGCATGGCCCAACCGTAAGGATAAAGTATCCTCACAGGTGCTGTTCCATCATCCGCATATCCTTGGCGTACAGGAAGCGCTCTGGGATCAGATCACAGATCTCTCCACCGCACTTACACAATATAAACACGTAGGTGTTGGCCGGGATGATGGCGATAAAAAAGGAGAATTCTCTGCTATCTTTTATGATACTACCCGCCTGCTATTATTAGATGCAAAAACCTTCTGGCTTTCTGAAACACCGGATAAAGCGGGTAGTAAAGGATGGGACGCGCAACTCCCGCGCATTGTTACCTATGCACGTTTTAAAGACAGGAAAACAAAAAAGGAATTCTATCATTTCAATACCCACTTTGATCACCGGGGAAGGATTGCCCGCCGTGAAAGCGCGAAACTGCTGCTGCAAAAAGTAAATGATATTGCAGGAAAAGTACCCGTTGTGGTCACCGGAGATTTCAATGCCAAACCAAATGATGAACCTATTCAAGTGATCGTGGATACTAAAAATCCCCTGCACCTGAAAGATGCCAAACTCCTGAGCAAAACGCCGCATTACGGGCCTGCCAGCACCTTCAATAGTTTCGGGCCAAAAGAGATCGGGAACGAACCGATCGATTATATCTTCCTGAAAGGCGGGAACTGGACGGTGTGGCAACATGCCTGCCTCACGCAAACATGGGGAGGCTTATTTGCTTCAGACCACTTTGCACAGCTCGCAAACATTACCTTAGCTAAATAA
- a CDS encoding type II toxin-antitoxin system HicB family antitoxin, giving the protein MPKIISMTGMPGNSTYLPGILFKDDQAYYHAHVPALDITGYGITKEEAKASLQLAMKIYFERLMKERGLIKDMKLHGWMIGPHDVVPPDLLKSSLGGLEKCIESGSGVYRIGCRIKWPEGGLFG; this is encoded by the coding sequence ATGCCAAAAATAATTTCAATGACCGGTATGCCTGGCAACAGCACTTATCTTCCGGGGATACTTTTTAAAGATGATCAGGCCTATTATCATGCACATGTTCCTGCATTGGATATTACAGGATATGGCATTACAAAAGAGGAGGCAAAGGCTTCATTACAGCTGGCGATGAAGATCTATTTTGAGCGGTTGATGAAAGAGCGTGGATTGATTAAAGATATGAAATTACATGGCTGGATGATCGGGCCGCATGATGTAGTTCCGCCTGATCTGCTGAAGAGTAGTTTAGGTGGTTTGGAGAAGTGTATTGAAAGCGGCAGTGGTGTTTACCGGATCGGTTGCCGGATCAAATGGCCGGAGGGAGGTTTGTTTGGCTGA
- a CDS encoding lysylphosphatidylglycerol synthase transmembrane domain-containing protein: MPRIILVLFAKRKLFLPKSVRLNKSTKLILNYVLGAALFIWLTFALYQQIQHQPDLPAAWQHMKESLVQKGLFLLLLVTVLMFANWGLEARKWQLLVQPLEEVPFYRAFGAILSGVSLSVNTPNRMGEYGGRILYLNNRNKLKAIAATIVGSFSQLITTIVFGMIGLIYYINSYAMNENDHQFVPHFKEKLLLAILPVIIVLVLMLYFRLRIIVAIFEKIPWLRKVKVFVQIIARYSPRELEKLLLLSAIRYVVFTAQYLILLYALGVTFVWWQGFFMINVIYLVMAMVPTIAIAEIGIRGKVSVSFLGLLSANAAGILAATVAIWLINLVLPAVIGSILLLGVKIFKDK; the protein is encoded by the coding sequence ATGCCGAGAATTATTTTAGTGTTGTTTGCCAAGCGAAAGTTATTTTTGCCAAAATCTGTACGTCTGAACAAAAGTACCAAATTAATACTCAATTACGTTCTGGGGGCAGCCCTCTTCATCTGGTTAACCTTTGCTTTGTATCAGCAGATACAGCATCAGCCAGATCTTCCCGCTGCCTGGCAGCACATGAAAGAGTCCCTGGTACAGAAAGGTTTGTTTCTTTTACTGTTAGTGACCGTGCTCATGTTTGCCAACTGGGGGCTGGAAGCCCGGAAATGGCAGTTGCTGGTGCAGCCGCTGGAAGAAGTGCCTTTTTACAGAGCCTTTGGCGCTATCCTGAGTGGTGTTTCCTTATCTGTGAACACGCCCAACAGGATGGGGGAGTATGGTGGCCGCATCCTTTACCTGAATAATCGTAACAAGCTGAAAGCCATTGCTGCTACCATCGTAGGGAGCTTTTCGCAGCTGATCACCACCATCGTATTTGGCATGATAGGGCTGATCTACTATATTAATAGCTATGCCATGAATGAGAACGATCACCAGTTCGTTCCCCATTTCAAGGAGAAATTATTGTTAGCAATTCTTCCGGTGATTATAGTATTGGTGTTAATGCTCTATTTTCGGTTACGGATCATCGTAGCTATATTTGAAAAGATACCCTGGCTGCGAAAAGTGAAAGTGTTTGTACAAATAATAGCCCGTTATTCGCCCCGTGAACTGGAGAAGCTTTTACTCCTGAGTGCCATACGGTACGTGGTTTTTACGGCACAATATTTGATTTTATTATATGCGTTGGGTGTAACATTTGTGTGGTGGCAGGGGTTCTTTATGATCAATGTTATCTACCTTGTAATGGCCATGGTACCTACCATAGCTATTGCCGAAATAGGCATCCGAGGCAAAGTGAGCGTGAGCTTTCTGGGGCTGTTAAGCGCTAACGCGGCCGGAATTCTGGCCGCAACCGTAGCCATTTGGCTCATTAACCTGGTATTACCCGCCGTTATAGGCAGTATTTTGCTCCTCGGCGTAAAAATTTTCAAGGATAAATAG
- the greA gene encoding transcription elongation factor GreA, with protein MSGVNYVTKETLDSMRDELTQLKTKGRSEIAKAISEAREKGDLKENAEYDAAKEAQGMHEAKIAVLENAIATARIVAADAIDTSKVSVLCKVTITNLANKKTLTYQLVSESEADLKLGKISVTSPIGKGLLGKKVGEEANILAPNGNNMKFKIEQISI; from the coding sequence ATGTCAGGCGTAAATTATGTAACCAAGGAAACCCTTGATTCAATGAGGGATGAACTTACGCAGCTTAAAACAAAAGGCCGCTCAGAGATTGCCAAAGCTATTTCCGAAGCACGTGAAAAAGGGGATTTGAAAGAGAATGCAGAATACGATGCGGCAAAGGAAGCGCAAGGCATGCATGAAGCCAAGATCGCCGTCCTGGAAAATGCGATCGCTACTGCAAGGATCGTGGCAGCAGATGCCATCGATACTTCCAAAGTATCTGTGCTTTGCAAGGTAACCATCACTAATCTCGCGAATAAGAAAACCCTTACTTATCAGCTGGTTTCAGAATCCGAAGCGGACCTGAAACTGGGTAAGATCTCTGTGACTTCCCCGATCGGAAAAGGATTGCTGGGCAAGAAAGTAGGAGAGGAAGCCAATATCCTGGCGCCTAATGGGAATAACATGAAATTCAAGATAGAGCAGATCTCTATCTAA
- the ruvC gene encoding crossover junction endodeoxyribonuclease RuvC, protein MANNTKIILGIDPGTIIMGYGLIAVTGQKVQIIEMNVLKLNPKKDHYERLQKIHHCMNELIQQHRPHSCAIEAPFFGKNVQSMLKLGRAQGVAIATAMQAGVQVAEYSPKKVKQSITGNGNANKEQVWQMLQRILLFSEQPEYLDATDALAVAVCHHFQENNPLAGVGKAKGWDKFLQQHPERVSKG, encoded by the coding sequence TTGGCAAACAACACTAAAATAATTCTCGGCATCGATCCAGGTACTATTATCATGGGTTATGGTTTGATTGCCGTTACCGGCCAGAAAGTTCAGATCATTGAAATGAATGTTCTGAAGCTCAACCCCAAGAAAGATCATTACGAAAGGCTGCAAAAGATCCACCACTGCATGAATGAACTCATTCAGCAACACCGGCCTCACAGTTGCGCCATTGAAGCCCCCTTCTTTGGGAAGAATGTTCAGAGTATGCTAAAATTGGGCCGGGCTCAGGGAGTAGCCATTGCCACAGCCATGCAGGCCGGGGTACAGGTAGCAGAATATTCCCCTAAAAAAGTAAAGCAGTCTATCACCGGCAACGGTAATGCCAATAAAGAACAGGTCTGGCAAATGCTGCAAAGGATCCTCCTGTTCTCCGAGCAACCTGAGTACCTGGATGCTACAGATGCCCTGGCAGTGGCGGTTTGTCATCATTTTCAGGAAAATAATCCCCTCGCAGGTGTCGGAAAGGCAAAGGGTTGGGATAAATTCCTGCAACAGCACCCTGAAAGAGTATCAAAGGGTTAG